The following are from one region of the Zonotrichia albicollis isolate bZonAlb1 chromosome 15, bZonAlb1.hap1, whole genome shotgun sequence genome:
- the IL12B gene encoding interleukin-12 subunit beta isoform X1 — protein sequence MSLLMGKDFGTRTLFPPHLRAKLQLQLQPEAPQATMSHLLCALLSLLSFAALLESAQWKLQENVFVIDSRWDAEAPATAVELSCDSPEEAVLWRKDSSPFQEGKQRGKTLRVAVKELPDGGNYSCVSQESLRVLSSSLLLIARIGPDGTILRDILKSFQEPNTFLKCEAKNYSGVFTCSWMTENNPHVKFTIRSLEGPQGDVSCSTPMAVTEGALTTYTAQCHKENFCPFAEEHQPIDILLEAIDEVLYENYTASFFIRDIIKPDPPQCQHVATNGTVTWTYPRTWSTPNSYFPLTFKVKVKSTRRHRYQVYDTEEQWVQLPPGPAEVWVQARDRCYLSSWSSWSSLCR from the exons ACTTTGGGACCAGAACTTTGTTTCCTCCACATCTCAGAgccaagctccagctgcagctccagccagagGCTCCCCAGGCAACG ATGTCTCACCTCCTCTGTGCCTTACTGTCCCTGCTTTCCTTTGCTGCCCTACTGGAAAGTGCCCAGTGGAAACTGCAGGAAAATG tgTTTGTCATCGACTCGCGGTGGGACGCCGAGGCCCCGGCCACTGCGGTGGAGCTGAGCTGCGACAGCCCCGAGGAGGCCGTGCTCTGGAGAAAGGactccagccccttccaggaggggaagcagagagggaagacCCTGAGGGTGGCAGTGAAGGAGCTCCCGGACGGCGGCAACTACAGCTGTGTGAGCCAGGAGAGCCTGAGGgtgctgagctccagcctgCTGCTCATCGCCAGGATCGGCCCTGACGGGACCATCCTCAGGGACATCCTCAAATCCTTCCAGG AGCCCAACACATTTTTGAAGTGTGAGGCAAAGAACTACTCTGGAGTTTTCACATGTTCCTGGATGACAGAAAATAATCCACATGTGAAGTTCACCATCAGAAGCCTGGAAGG CCCCCAGGGAGATGTGTCCTGCAGCACCCCCATGGCTGTCACCGAGGGGGCCCTGACCACctacactgcccagtgccacAAGGAGAACTTCTGTCCCTTTGCTGAGGAGCACCAGCCCATCGACATCCTCCTGGAGGCCATCGATGAGGTGCTGTATGAGAACTACACCGCCAGCTTCTTCATCAGGGACATCA TAAAGCCTGAccccccccagtgccagcacgTGGCCACCAATGGAACAGTGACCTGGACCTACCCCAGGACCTGGAGCACCCCAAACTCCTACTTCCCTTTGACTTTCAAGGTCAAAGTTAAAAGCACCAGGAGACACAGATACCAG gtgtacGACACGGAGGAGCAGTGGGTGCAGCTGCCCCCGGGGCCAGCTGAGGTGTGGGTGCAGGCCCGGGACCGCTGCTAcctcagctcctggagctcctggtcctcgctctgcag ATAA
- the IL12B gene encoding interleukin-12 subunit beta isoform X2 — protein MSLLMGKDFGTRTLFPPHLRAKLQLQLQPEAPQATMSHLLCALLSLLSFAALLESAQWKLQENVFVIDSRWDAEAPATAVELSCDSPEEAVLWRKDSSPFQEGKQRGKTLRVAVKELPDGGNYSCVSQESLRVLSSSLLLIARIGPDGTILRDILKSFQEPNTFLKCEAKNYSGVFTCSWMTENNPHVKFTIRSLEGPQGDVSCSTPMAVTEGALTTYTAQCHKENFCPFAEEHQPIDILLEAIDEVLYENYTASFFIRDIIKPDPPQCQHVATNGTVTWTYPRTWSTPNSYFPLTFKVKVKSTRRHRYQVYDTEEQWVQLPPGPAEVWVQARDRCYLSSWSSWSSLCR, from the exons ACTTTGGGACCAGAACTTTGTTTCCTCCACATCTCAGAgccaagctccagctgcagctccagccagagGCTCCCCAGGCAACG ATGTCTCACCTCCTCTGTGCCTTACTGTCCCTGCTTTCCTTTGCTGCCCTACTGGAAAGTGCCCAGTGGAAACTGCAGGAAAATG tgTTTGTCATCGACTCGCGGTGGGACGCCGAGGCCCCGGCCACTGCGGTGGAGCTGAGCTGCGACAGCCCCGAGGAGGCCGTGCTCTGGAGAAAGGactccagccccttccaggaggggaagcagagagggaagacCCTGAGGGTGGCAGTGAAGGAGCTCCCGGACGGCGGCAACTACAGCTGTGTGAGCCAGGAGAGCCTGAGGgtgctgagctccagcctgCTGCTCATCGCCAGGATCGGCCCTGACGGGACCATCCTCAGGGACATCCTCAAATCCTTCCAGG AGCCCAACACATTTTTGAAGTGTGAGGCAAAGAACTACTCTGGAGTTTTCACATGTTCCTGGATGACAGAAAATAATCCACATGTGAAGTTCACCATCAGAAGCCTGGAAGG CCCCCAGGGAGATGTGTCCTGCAGCACCCCCATGGCTGTCACCGAGGGGGCCCTGACCACctacactgcccagtgccacAAGGAGAACTTCTGTCCCTTTGCTGAGGAGCACCAGCCCATCGACATCCTCCTGGAGGCCATCGATGAGGTGCTGTATGAGAACTACACCGCCAGCTTCTTCATCAGGGACATCA TAAAGCCTGAccccccccagtgccagcacgTGGCCACCAATGGAACAGTGACCTGGACCTACCCCAGGACCTGGAGCACCCCAAACTCCTACTTCCCTTTGACTTTCAAGGTCAAAGTTAAAAGCACCAGGAGACACAGATACCAG gtgtacGACACGGAGGAGCAGTGGGTGCAGCTGCCCCCGGGGCCAGCTGAGGTGTGGGTGCAGGCCCGGGACCGCTGCTAcctcagctcctggagctcctggtcctcgctctgcaggtaa
- the LOC102064028 gene encoding ovomucoid has protein sequence MKVTLALLAVAALCLAFSTADAATQDEVDCSEYKRLERGRPIYCERLYQPYCGSDGKTYNNKCSFCKAVLRSRGALHMKQAGAC, from the exons ATGAAGGTCACCCTGGCGCTcctggcagtggcagctctgtgcctggcGT TTtccactgcagatgctgctaCACAGGATGAG GTGGACTGCAGTGAGTACAAGAGGCTGGAGAGAGGGAGGCCCATTTACTGTGAGAGGCTCTACCAACCCTACTGTGGCTCTGATGGCAAAACCTACAACAACAAATGCTCCTTCTGCAAGGCTGTGCT gaggagcagaggggcccTGCACATGAAGCAGGCAGGGGcgtgctga